One Candidatus Atelocyanobacterium thalassa isolate ALOHA genomic window, ATTTTTTTCCCTGGTGATCCAGCAGACAAAATATATTTTCTACTTAAAGGAGCTGTTAAGCTATCTCTTGTATATGAAGCAGGAGACGAGATTACTGTAGCTTTGTTGCGAGAAAATAGTGTTTTTGGGGTCTTTTCTTTAATTGCAGGACAAAAATCAGATCGTTTCTACCATGCTGTCGCTTTTTCTGCTGTGGAGCTATTATCTGCTCCAACTAACAGAGTAGAAGAAGCTTTGAAAAATAACTCTGATTTGTCCATTTTAATGCTTAAAGGTTTATCCTCACGAATTCTACAAACAGAAATGATGATTGAAACTCTCGCTCATCGTGATATGGGATCTCGCTTAGTCAGTTTCTTGTTAA contains:
- the ntcA gene encoding global nitrogen regulator NtcA is translated as MELSVLQNKPLTAILRHINGEDYSSNIELFERGKTIFFPGDPADKIYFLLKGAVKLSLVYEAGDEITVALLRENSVFGVFSLIAGQKSDRFYHAVAFSAVELLSAPTNRVEEALKNNSDLSILMLKGLSSRILQTEMMIETLAHRDMGSRLVSFLLILCRDFGVPVSDGIHIDLKLSHQAIAEAIGSTRVTITRLLGDLRQQGIISIYKKKITVHNPINLSQQFS